The region acCAGTGGTCCTTATTTCTAGTTGATTGAATATATGCCTGTGGTTATTTAATGATATacaggacctggctggtgtggctcaggggattgagtgccagcctgcagacctaagggtcaccagttcaattcccagtcagggcacatgcctgggttgtaggccaggtccccagcagggagcacatgagaggcaaccacacactgatgtatctcttctctttctccctcctttctcctctctctaaaaataaaaaaataaaatatttttaaaataaaataaaaataaaaatatacagatattGTGGCCTCAGCCTAGAACTAATTTATTCAGCATCTGTACATATGAGATTCTTGGTTGTCCTAATGTGCAACTATCATTAATACCCACCacccacattaaaaatataaacatttaacaaTATTTGCTTCAGATCTCATATTgtataaaaatttgaaacattaCTGATAGAATTTGATTTTTCTTGGTATCTTAATTCAATCCCATTTCTCTATATAACTCATCCACCATAGACAACCAGCGCCATCCATTTTGTGGGCATGTTTTCTTGTCAATGTTGACTTATGTATCCAAAATCAGTTTTCTTAAAAGCTTACCTAAACAGTATACTATACAGGTTGCCTCTGAAATGTACTTGTTTACTGCAACATTGAATTTCAGTCTCTTTGTGAAGTATGTACatcaactttaaacattttactgATACACACTATTATGTGAGggaacactttatttattttataaatttatatttatgtattttaatataaacctgacaaatgtaaaatatagatttaatacatttataatttaatatattctgtttatgtattaaatatttattttacattatatattttatatttatattatattattatttatatcagtTGCTTCTTTCCACAATCTTATAAAATTCTTGCACCTCTTTTCACATCACAGAAGTGAGAATTTGTATTGATAAGTTAGTGGTGATTAGCAGTTCAACTTCTAATAACTGTTCAATTTTACTCATATGTACTTGACAATATGTGTTATCCCAATACAGAAATCATTTTCTATCCTCTACATTCTCTTATTATAAAGGTATGCGTTTGAAAATATCCTTGAAGTCTGCTTTGTAATAATCATTCCATGATGGCTGCACATGAAATTTTCACATtcaataggaatttattttcccTCTTGGATTTCAAGCCTGGACTGTAAAATGCATGATTATTTATAGAAAACCCTATTTTCCACAATGTTGGTGACATTATGGTACCTCTAAACCACTGGCTCATTGTCAGAATTCACAGGTCAACTCACTGAACCAAAAGAGgatgaattaaattttttatctccatttctcaTCTGGGACCCAACTAGGTTTGAAAGAACTACTCATTAGCTAAAATGGAAGTGACAGCCCTGGTACTAGAATAAGGAGTTCAAATTTTAAGTGCTGGATTTTCACCCACTCCTGTGGAGTGTGTGTTAGTCTCTGAATCTCTCTGTGCTTGTGCTCCTTCTTGAAATGAAGAGTTAAACATCTATCTCTAAAACATCTGTTGCACCTAAGGGAAGGTTGgaacttaagaaatatttggccattttttaacaAAGAATTTCAATCATTATTGAAATAATGTGTTTAGTAACAAAATACAATTCCAAAAATGTAATGCCATTTTTATGGTAGAAATGTCGACAGGTTTCCTGTCTCTAGAGCATGGAATGACACAAAATCCTAAAATGTGCTCAGCTCATACAATAAGATTAACTGCTCCCttcttttctgcctctttttttaaatcattgaataCTATTTATAATATTCAATGGAAAATAATAGATCCCACTAAAAGTTTAttacatagacacacacactgtTTTATCTTGTCTCTAGTCCTATGGGACATTCCTGAAAAGGATGAAAACACTGGCATGAATGGTCAAATGTGTGGAATCCATATTTCCCACTTTGTTTCTATATCAAACAATGGAAAAgtctatttaatatttaacagagattttttgtttttgatgcctCCTCTGTGCCAACAAAGTATAGGCCTGGAGTGAGGGATCAAAATCAAATGAGACTTAGTCATTTCCCTCCATATACGGAGGATGTACTtgtataaacaaaagtaaaatgtcCTGTCAGGGAAGCAAGGAAACCATAACTTCAAGTCACCAGATACTTAAGTCAAATGACACGAGAATTagctttattactattaataataaatatctaaaatttattttgcccTTACCTTATGCATCCATCACTTATTTATTACATGGAGAGCATCCATtctttgtttaatctttattCAGTGAAGTTGTGTCAACTAGGACTCAACTCAGATGACAATCCCAAGTTTCAAAGGTACTAAGACCTTTCCCCATAACACACTAATAATAAGTTAGACAGACAGGATTTGGAATTAAATTGTCAGTCTCTGAAGCACTAAACTTAATTGTGCCCAGACTTTCTGAAAGCTTTAAGCAGAGGCACAGAGATCTTAACCACAGGTACATCTGAGGtacattttttaactgttttcagTATCCTGAGAAGGAATGAACCCCAAGACTCTGTCCTTGTATCCTTTTTAATTGAGTGGGTTGATTATAAGAACAGAGGAAGACGTAGACAGTTGAAGTGAAATACAAGAGTGAGGACAAGAGAGAGATCTGCCCTAAATTATCATGTGCCAattctttttatgacctttgcCTGGGGTCTCAACCATCCTTTCTATAGTTGATGCAGCAAACGCTACCTATGGCTTTCCACTGTGGTCTACCAGAAAACTCCAGAGGGAAGAGCATAGTGAGCAGGGGGTTCTTGGTCAGGATTGacaggaaaatgaaatgactgCATTGGCAGAGAAGTCTGGCCAGATGCCCTGAGTCTGGAGTTAGACCGCCCAGATTCTAACCTGGCTTCAACTCTTTTTAACTCATGACCTGATACAAGTTACATAAAATACTATACTCCTTCACTTTTATATCaaataataatatgcatttataatTTGGGAGAACTTATGCAGATGAGaccaaataaaatacataaaacatctaCCCCAGAGCCTGGCACTTAGGAAGCCCTCAACAGAAGTACATGATGTTATGGTTAATGTCATCCTGCTCATCATCACCCTCATGATCACTCTGGAGTGCTTAGGGGAGAGTTTAGGGAGACCCATTTTCTGCTGTGGTGAGGAAGAATCCAACCAGAGCCAGAACCAATGAGGGAGGAAGCAGAACTCTAAATGAGAGTTCTCATATTCCAAGCAGAACCAAGAACACAAACTCCATAGAGTTCTGACCTGAAATTTGTATATTAGTGCCCTCTCATCTACCTATTCCAACTGTCACATTTGTCTAGTTGGGGAGGAATAATGCTCCCAACCCTTCCTTCTCCAATCACCATCTTCCACAGCACTTACTGGGCTAGACTGCATCTCTGCTGGAACATGACCAAGGAGTACAGATGGATAGGCTGCCCTTCTGCCTTGTATTCAATGAAGGATTGGGGTCCCTCCTCAGGACTGACAGGAAAACAAACTCCAGCTGGGACTTTCTGATGCATATGCCCACAAAGAAAGGAGACACAGATATGGAGCCACTATAGTTAAGACTAGCAAAACTAAAGACTGAAGACACCAGCCAATTATTTACAATGGTATAAATCTCAATACACAAATCTCCTAATTAGCCAATTGGTCCATGTTGTCCTAATCTCTGGGAGTTTGCTGATATTAAtggaagtagaaaagaaaaaaagcaaatatccTTGGAGAATCTTGGTCCTTCCTCTCCTGAGGAGAAAGATCACTTGTACTCCTTGCTTCTTACTTCCAAGTTACAAGATCTTAACATAAaactcaggctttttttttttttttcagtttaaccACTTTATGTGTGATTTTGATATCTGTAAATCCATTTTATTAATCATGAAGTCTATGAAGAATTAGGTCTTTTATACCAAGAATGTGACACTATTTCCATTTTATCAGTTATTTGTCTTTAAggataactttttattttcacttctttagaTGTTTCTTGGGTTGGCTTTCCAGCACAGTCCTGAATTCATCACACaacaaaaactcaacaaaaattcATTGGAGACAACCTAGCAAATGGATAGACCTTCGTCTCCATTGGACACTTCTGCAGACCTCACTCTACTACTTCTGGTCACATAGTCTCAAGTAGACCCCTTGGTTTCTGTTATACCAGGACAGCTCCTCCTTCAACATCCAGCCAATTTGCAGCCATTTCACAGCCAAATTTAACAAATGTCCCCAGAAGTTCTGATTTCTGCTAACTAGAAAAGAATCAACTCACTCCAGaatctattttctttatatttctttgtgttctcagctcttgaaaactataagaaaatGTGGTTTGGGTTTACCTGGGGCTTTTTTTCTAGTGGATAAAGTGGGATGTATGTGGATAGCAGTGTGTTGTAACCCTCTAAATCCTATCCATGCAGGCTTCCTGATTCAGAGATTCTCTGCTGAGAAATGTGGAGACTGATTTGTCATTGACATGAAGAAAACTTTAGATACCATTTTATAGAACTCTAAAGGAACCCAAAGGCTGAGTTTTTATGAAAGAATCCAGGAAAACATGGTAATAAACTGAGGTCTTAACCAGACCATTAGTACTAAGAGGAAAGAACTCCCCCTTGCTGACAACATGGCCTTTTGCAATTCTACAGTAATGTGAAATAAGATAAATTAACCATAATGACTTGGTGAGTTCATGATTCTCAGACATCACTAGAAAACACAGCAACTATCAATGATATCACCACTGACTTTCCAGGTGTATATCTGTGGCTAAGACACATCATTTACAACCTCCTTTCTTCCTGAGCATATTTTGCAGTCTGCCAGTTGCAGACACCTCAGAAAATACTTTTATACCCCATATCACAATGCCAGTCAGAGTTTAGTCAAGAAAAGAGAAACCAGtcattttgatgaagaaaatttaatataGGGAATTACTTAAATAGTTATTAAAGGACTGCAAGGCAAAGAAAAAACCAGTAACATAGCAATTATAAGTGAAGGAAGAAGATACCACACCAAGGACTTAAGGGATGTTAAGGGAAAAAGTTGAGTTTTTACAACATACTGACTTTTGCTACCACTATTGAAAGTATGTAAGATGAACACAAGATGGAAAATTGAGCAGTGGTTCAAGAGCCCCAATCCAGAATCATGAAGCATGGAAGTGAGAGTTTGGAGCAGAGACAATAACTTCATTATAAGCACACATGCCCAGCTGTATGGTATAGAGAGTGTTTGAAGAAATATTATCTGTAATAATTGGAAAAATACATTGCTTATTGCTGCAATGGgttctttgtatctttttccccctttgagcTCTGATCTCCCTAGGATTTTCTGTGAGCAGTTAGGACCCAAGACACAAAGGCCATTGCGGAAAAAAAGAGCTGACTTAGATCAGTAGATTGCAAACTTCACTGCACACTATAACCAACAGGATAGTTTTAAGATCCTCATGCTTAGACCATACCCCGGtccaattaaatcagaataacTGGTGATAAGGTCCAGTGATCAGCATTTTTAAGCTTCTCAGATGTTTTCAGTAaaagccaaggttgagaaccagaGACAGGGATCTCACACATACCTGCATAAACAGTTGATAGATGataaatttgtatggaaaatacacAGAGCtgtcaaaaatttaaattttgcctATAAAAAAATTGTTCTGCCCTTGTTGGTGcaactcagtagattgagcaccggcctgtgaaccaaagagtctccagttcaattcccagtcagggcacatgcctgggttgccgaccaggttcccaatagggggtgtatgagaggcaaccacacattgatgtttctctccctctcttctctctcccctctcctttctctaaaaataaataaataaaaaatctttttaaaaaattgatcatCATTCTGGAATGATTGGGTCACCATTGTTAAACTACAGAAATCTCCATCAATGCCATAGATTCAGTCAGGCAAGGCTGGTCAggtgctcagttggtttgagcttTGTCcttatatgccaaggttgtgcattcaatcccttgtcagggcacatacaagaatcaaccaaggaatgtataaataagcagaacaacaaattgatatacTATGcactctctctcaaaaaaaataaaatttcaaaaattaaccaatgaatgcataaataaaaggaacacaaatggatgtttctctcttaatctctctctctctaaaatcaataagtaaaaatttcttaaaaagattcaGTCTGGCAGCAATTATGATATACGAATGATCCCAGAATAAGACATGAGAGCTACAAAAATGATATGATGAGAGAGATAGGATTTTTAAGTCTTGacatttatttctgctgcattttCCAACGTCCACTTCAAATGGATGGTGCAAGTACTGAGATCAAGTTGTTTTGCTTAAGAGCTTCTGCATGGCCCTTTTGATGTCCCTATTCCTTAGACTATAGATGAAAGGGTTCAGCATGGGGGTAACCACAGTGTACACCACTGAGGCCCCTGCACACTTCCTCGGAGAAAGTGAGACAGTGGAACTGAGGTACACACGGAGGCCTGTTCCATAAAACAGGCAAACAACTGACAGGTGAGAGCCACAGGTGGAGAAGGCTTTATACTTCCTACCTGATGATGGGACTCTCAGAATAGAGGAAACAATTttatagtaagagaaaaagatcCCTGAGATAGGGAGAAAACCAGAGATGGCTCCAACAAAATACATGACTATGTTATTGGTGAAGGTGTCAGAACAGGCAAGGTTGAGGAGTTGAGAAGGGtcacagaagaaatgagaaattttcACATCCTTAAAGTAGGTAAGTTGTAACACAACTGAATTGTGCATCTGGGAAACCAAAAGGCTCATGAAAAATGACACCAAAACCAGCAAACCACAGAGGCGTTGGTTCACAATAACCAAGTAGTGCAGAGGGTGACAGATGGCCACAAACCGATCATAGGCCATCACAGTCAGGAGAAGACTATCCAAACAtccaaaaagcataaaaaatgacaTCTGTGTTAGGCAGTCCCCATAGGCAATGACTCTGCTGTGAGTCTGGAGGTCCACAATCATCTTTGGGATGGTGGTAGAGGTGAAACCGATGTCAGCCAAGGACaagttggagaggaagaagtacatgggcgtGTGCAGGTGGGAGTCAGAGCTGACggccaggatgatgagcaggttccCAAGCACAGTGACCAGGTACATGGACAGGAAGAGCCCAAAGAGCAAAGACTGCAGTTCCAGATCATCTGAGAGACTCATGAGGAAGAATTCTGAGGCATGTGTGAGATTTTGTGGTTCTGTGTAGCCTGGACAGCTTTTGAATAAGAAAAGAAGGTTGGAAAAGGGGAAACAAGTAAATGGAGATCCAGCGCTGTGGCTATATTTTGGAGTCAAACAATTTACAAGTATTCACACTGAGTTCATACACCCCAGTGCCCACAGCAATATTTCTCAGTATCTCAAAtccaaatttcttaaaattgtttcttcattgGTTTTCATGTTATTCACTTTTTCTGTACACACTTACTTTAAAGAACATGCTTGAAAATGTTAGAGGAACAAAGACATTTAGAAATAGCAAATCCATGAACACCATAAAATACAGCCTACTCTTTCAGAGAAACATAttgaatgaaaaatgtccttctccctttaagaaaaaaaaatgattctaatTAAACACTTAACAgtgccattatttttttcaaatacaatacAAAAAAGTCCC is a window of Phyllostomus discolor isolate MPI-MPIP mPhyDis1 chromosome 8, mPhyDis1.pri.v3, whole genome shotgun sequence DNA encoding:
- the LOC114503651 gene encoding putative gustatory receptor clone PTE01, whose protein sequence is MGRVMMGHHSFLVPQHGDSPVHCPGYTEPQNLTHASEFFLMSLSDDLELQSLLFGLFLSMYLVTVLGNLLIILAVSSDSHLHTPMYFFLSNLSLADIGFTSTTIPKMIVDLQTHSRVIAYGDCLTQMSFFMLFGCLDSLLLTVMAYDRFVAICHPLHYLVIVNQRLCGLLVLVSFFMSLLVSQMHNSVVLQLTYFKDVKISHFFCDPSQLLNLACSDTFTNNIVMYFVGAISGFLPISGIFFSYYKIVSSILRVPSSGRKYKAFSTCGSHLSVVCLFYGTGLRVYLSSTVSLSPRKCAGASVVYTVVTPMLNPFIYSLRNRDIKRAMQKLLSKTT